The genomic stretch AGGGGTACACAATGGAAAAGTGAAAAACTGGAGGGTATACCATAGAAAAACCATATTTTCTTTATGTCATGTCATTGATTGTATATGTTCGTTAAAATCTCCATAAAATcgccctactactaagagaataaaaattctcttaattttccctccaaaaagcatttagctaaataaggtaataaataaaattttctttcattacattattatccattcaataaatatattcttataaataaactctaattttttaaataaattcataattatgatttttttattaaaataaaataaaattgatattaaattataaagtataagttactctaattttttaaataaattcataattatgattttttcattaaaataaaataaaattgatattaaattatatagtataagttgctaaatttttcagtaatgcaataattattactgtagagaataacttgacacatgcttactattagcttcgtggcaaaaaacattcactaaaaaaaattcacaacttaaataaattttttaattagttttccatttcaatttttttttgtttcatatcaaaatacaatggagtgaactgataaatattaatgaggtgcaaattttaaaagtataaatcttcctatatactaagagaatacaacttctctaaagttttccctccaaagtgctcaaacttatatatggaaacaaattagattttcatttattaaactaattttccatttaaaataatctatacataaaaaaatgtatctcctattattaacttcgtgacgaaaaaagatttttttaaaaactttgatgtagttaaaatattttcataaaaaacacaattcatggaattattcaattcttttgattaattttaatattaattattttttataaaaatccgcgagatataaatctaaaatttataactaatacactaaaaattaaaagtcCTATATTTAGGAAGAGCGGAATAAAAAAGCTCAAAAAAAAAGCTCAAAAAAAGCTCAAAAAAAAGCTCAAAAAAAGCTCAAGGTAGCAAAACGAACGAAATTGATTTAGGAAGAGCGGAAGAGGAATAAAAGACGGATAATTGATAAGGCAGGCCTAGCACAACCAGACTCGTAAACGAATTGAAATCCGAAAAAACGACCCAACTAAATTTCTGGGGTTAAAAACGAAGCTTTACCAACgattattaaacatgattaaaAGAAAGGATACCAATTACGATAGACCGACATACAAGAACGATCCAGGAAGATACCAACTTCGATTGATCGACGTACAAGTAAGGAAAACGGTAACATGTCGGAGAAGACAAATCTCAGCCCAAGGAAAGATTTATAAAAGAGATTGAGAAAAACAGGTGGGTTAAATAAATCAAAGCATTAAGAATCATGGTCAAGTATTAGGAACCACCGGAGATCAGCCAAAAGTCGGCTGCATCGAAAGGTAGAGAGAAGGTCGGTGGCAGTAGATCAAAGAAACTTAGGGTTTGGGAAAGGTAGAGAGAAGGTCGGTGAAAGAGAGCGTTTTAGAGACAAGTTTTTTTTCTCTGAATGCCAGGTTTTTTACTACTTCAATAATGGCAGTTCTGATCATACAAATAGTTCTATCAAGTCCGTGTCCAATGATTTGGAGATCCAGCTCAACGTCTCTCTAGTTACACTGTTTTTATTGGTCAATGTCCCCCTTAAAGCGATATTTAAGGGATTCCCGTTGTATGTGATGACCCCGAAATTTTCAGATTTTTACATCCTAAACAAGCTGTCTAATAAGACGGAAATGGAAAAACTCCCTAACAAGGGTCGGCAAGACTGTTCCTGGAATCGTAAATAATATTAAGTGTGTTTTTATTGCTTTACAATGATGCTAGCTGAACCAATCCTAGATGATCCCAAGGTCAACAAGGCTCAGATCAAGAACTCGTTTTAGTTTTtttgagtgtaattttaattttaattttaattctaTAACTCAACAAAGTTTCAGTAGTTGATAAATACATGGGAAGGACTGAATAATGAATATGCATCATAATATATATTTTCACATCACATTATGTCGAACATTGTTTCAGCATAAATAAACAAAGGAAACATCAGATCATAAGAACCAGTTAGATTGCAAGACAACATTATTCAATTGAGCACCTAGCTAGATTCAGGCATTCAGCTACGGCTTGGCATTCATGACGATATCATCTGAATTGAACCCGATGGTTAACTGTATCAAAAGCGCAATTGAtgatttttgttctcatcttCATCGTTTCCGGGTTGCGCTATATAATCGAAGGAACTCCCTGGAATCGTAACGAGACTACTTGTTATACAAAGACGGAGTAAAGAGTACAATGATAATTGTTCTAGTTTGAGTTTGAATGTTTCGGTTGTGGCATCTTGTGGATTATACCACAATACGCGATGGGTGGTGCGGTCGCGGTAATCAAAATCTCTGTACACAAACAGTAAACGAAGAGGCCCTTCCTTTAAAGGCGAAAAAAGAGCAAGATTGTGAAAATTTCCAGGAATATTATACTTGATGCTCCACGAATAATCTTCATCTCTATATCCTTTCATCACCCATACATTATGGAGACCATTCTTTTCTTCAAGACATAGGTACAAACAATCATCCAATACTCCAAGCTCAAAATATGTCCAACCCCGATCTACTACAGCGGGGAAACTCAAGTCATTATCCTTCCATGTTTCTGAGGACAAATCAAAACGCGCTATTTTACAATTTGAATCGTTATTGTAATTCACATGTGAAGAAACAATATAGTGTAGCATGTTGTTTGCACATACTACCTTGTTGTCTACTTTTAGATCATAACTCCGAGTCGAACCCTCGGCAGGAGTATGAGTAGCGCACTTCCATAAATCAGCCTTGAAGCTATAAATATACACATCATTGTCTCTTACATTCTTTTTAAAATATGTGTGTGTGACAACTATCTTATAATCATCATGTTCGCCATCATAACCAAAACCACATGATAACTTCTCATTTTCCGAGCAGTTGAACTTCGAAAAAGGCAAGTTTGGTTTGAATTTGAAAGTACGAGTTGAAGGGTTGCATATGAGGAAGCACATAACATTCAAAGAAAAGAAGCCGCCTCCACTAACGCATAAGCAAACCAATCCATTGCATGACCCTACAGCATCAACGCACACATCGTCCAAACAGCTTCTAATATTGTCCACACTGTTTCTAATGATATCGATATTTGTAGGCCAATATAATTTGATGGGTTTCGAGGGGCCATAAATATCATCAACAACACAAAGGGAATCGTAGGCGGTATAGAATAGGGTATGATTGTGTCGAAAATTGAATAGGAGGGATTTGTTAAGATGGAGTTGAATAAAGAGGGAACTATTGATGAGAGTGTACCAATCTTTGCATACGCTTTTGAAACGTAGTAGTGATCGCACAGGAAGACGAACCAGTATTTCAGCCATCAAATCTGATGGGATTCGATAAGCTGCCATTCCAAGAGTAGCACAATAAATTGTTGGAATTTTGATAAACAATATTTCAACGGTCCTATAAGCTTAAGCTCCAAGGCAGTAATTTGGGTGGCTACTTGTATTTTTTAACCTAAAGGCTACagtccatatatatatatatatatacactccgTATTATGGTAAGAATATCTAACCAACTATTATCTTTGACATTAGGAAATTGATTATTGCTAGGACTCCGTTTCCTAAAGCCCCATATATTTAATTTGTTGGGAATATActcattaaattaaatattacgcGTATTTTATTCTAAAGATAAGGTAAGGAGTAAGACTTAGATCGTGTTACCATAATATTTGAACCAAATAAAGTCTGAAGTGACACATACGCTCAATCATGACCTTACGTGCTAAATCGTGACATTTTTACGATAAGTCGAGATAACTAAGGGTAGACACAAATATCATTGTCAGGACAATGATGGGTGCTACATTGCTACCATTTGCATGTGAGTAGATGGTATAAAATAAATGTACCTCGGTTTAAGCGATGACCCGGTAATTGGTGCAGTGCATGATAAGCCTGTTTATCGTCAAGCACGTCGATGGCAGAGCATGAAATGGCTCTGAACTGGTTCTGCTTCTCTAACAAATGTGGTCATTAACAAGCTCCCGACTGAATGTTGTGCTGCTAGCTTTTCAACTCCGAGTTAATTTATCCTTTATCGTTGCTGAAAATGAAATACCCGACTATATTCCGTACATACATGATCAGAAGAATGAACAGAAATATCCGGAACCCAATCTGATAACGAAGAGATAGTCCTGACTGATAGAGTTTTCTGATCAGGCTGTCTGACATTCATGACATGGGGCCACAAATGCAAGGATTGCCATGGCAGTCCCCAAATAATGTCCCTGAAAGGGATTACCGTTGTATGCAATGACCCGGAAATTTTCAGATTGTACTGAAACATGGTCCCGAAAATGGAATTTTCTACATCATCAACAAGCTGTCTGATAAGACGGAACGGAACAACTCCCACCAAGGCTCAATCATGTAGATCACTGCCACTAGGGATGCTTTCAGGATACATGTCTTAACAACAACCACTGTACGGTAGAAAATTTCCCAGTCATATACAACAGTAGCTGCACAAAATGATTATTAGTTTACCGCCCAACATGCCACAGAATTTAAAACACAGTACTCAGAACGTATCCACACAGATAATATATTTATAGGTTGCGAATGCTATCAATATAGCTGTGGATGCTGGGTTCCTTATAACTAGATATGTATTTTGCTATGGTTTCTTAAGTATTTGcactaaaaaaaacaaaaaagcatAATGCCCTTTGAGTTCAGTGTAAGAATTACAATACTATGGAAGGAGATTGACATTAgtaatatatatttttttctcACACTCATCGGTCATCACATCATAGAGGAATATGCCAAACCTTAAAACAATCAAAGAATTAGCTTATTAACTAAAACCACGCAGTAACCACAATGGTCACTAATCAGAGGAAGCTTACATCTGTTATAAACAAACGAAAAGCGCTATATTATTTAAAAGAAAGGCCAAGAACTTACTTCAGAAGCATTAAGTGATAATTGGAAATCTTCAATACATGAGAATTTCTCCAAAAAGATATTAAACCTTCTAAGTTCATTGACATCATCCATATTAAATAGCAACTGTTTGAGGTAGACATCTCGAACAGATGAAACATTGATGACATTTGGTATCTGACCTAGTTCCAAATCCAAACTTATAAGGTTGGGGAAATCAAACAACCAAGGATCATCAGTGTCTTCATCATTTAGAAGAACAAGAGATAATCTACGGATGTTTGGAGCACTAAATCTCAGCTTCTTTATATCATAAGGTTCCATAATATGTAGTTCTTCTAAGGAAGGGCATCCACTAATAACTTGTTGGAAGGCCTCCTCAGACATTTCCGTATGCCAAAATAGAAGCTTCTTTAGAGATCCCAAGTTCACTTGAAGTTGGGGATATATACAACAGTGACAGAGTTCAAGCGTAACAAGTGATTGACTTGTAAAATTTGGAAAGTCGGAACTGTTGGTTAACTCAGAAGTAATATCCGAAAAATGTATCTCCTTTGCTTGTTTATCCAAAGCAAACCTCAAACACATTCTTATATCATCACCAGCCTCTCTTCTTCCTTTCTCATGAAACCACCCCAAAAGAAGACGAAATTTATCAATGACGGGTCTTTTGTGAAGCATTAACACATTGCGGACAAAAATGTAGAACCATCCAACATCATTGCTTCTCCATGTACTATCCGGAGCATCTTCAGCTTCAAACTTAAGAGTAGGAATCAAAGTCCAAAGGGTTCCAAAACGACGAATCAACATAGTTCTAACAGCATCGACAATGGGCATATAAGAAAGAATGTGGACAATTACTTCATCCGGCATTTCACTCAACCTATCACAGTACTTTGAAGAACACTTGCGCTTTTCGGGTTTCATACTTCTCAAGTGATTACCTAAAGTAATTTCAATAAAAAAACCCTGATTCAGATTTCAAAAAAACAACCCCATATGAAGCTAATTAGCTATAATCACATGCCTATCCAACACGGAATGTAAATTAACAACTCCCTCCCTCCATCCCTTTTTGCTCATAATACTGTTGCTATAAATTCACAATACTTCCTTCGTCCCATTTATATTACCGATTTTTCCCCGTCTATGGGAAATTAATTAGAAAGGCGACAATTAATTTGGAACATAACGAAATGAAAAGGGGAACGATATAAATGGGATGAAGTGAGTATAGTAAAACTGTGGCAGACTACTGACGATTAAATAGCAGAATCGTAAACATAAAGCTAAATGAAGTACTCGTAATTTATGACGGAATTTAatttaataaatcaaaatggagaaTGGGGAAGCCGGCAAGGGCACAATTTACCTGAAtacgatgaagaagaagaagaagaagaagaagaaatgtaaAACCCTTCCATTTTTTAGTGAACAGTTGAGTGTTTGTGTCCGGTCAATCTCGTTTTGAGTTGGGAATTGCCAAAAGTAGTGGACTACTGGCGAAGTGGCGATGGTCTGACACGAGCCGACTCGTAAAACCTTTGGATTGAGCTCGGTAAAAGCTCCAACTTGAAatcggtcaaaattcaaaatgaCCGTCTTTCGAGTCGACCTTTAAAAAATTCAAATTGAGTATCGGATTGAAAGCCCGTTtagatttgttttatttttattaacctttaatttaagtattttacaattttttttttttttacaattgttTAGTTTTGAATCAATTGTTATTTTAACATTTTTAATTAAACTCCATAATTGTTAAGTatttttatctcaaattttatttattttaaatttgaTTTCAAAAGTGAAAATAATAATTTAAACAACTTTGTTACACCCTCGTGCTGAACTAACCTTGTGTGAACTGACTCAGTTGAAATatgcacatatatatatatatatatatatatatatatatatatatatatatatatatatatatatatatatatatatatatatatatatatataaaagcgGGTTGAAAaacgttgtggatgcgccacgtgtcaattCAGCCTTAATTACGGTCATTAATTACAACTAATCATTAAGTATGAATATAATAAATATTGtataaatattttaataaattttattataaaattagaATAAATATGTATAGATGCATAGGATTCATGTATTTATGATTAAATATGTACATGTTGATTTacgcaaatttttttttttgaaaattcaaaatgcattgactaaataaaattaaacaattatttGTACACTAAGGCCTTGTTTGGTTGCCACTCTAAATGTGGGGAAttggaaaatcccatgaattgtgttgttcaaagcgtcttgcttgtgacgggctaatcccgtcacaagctgaagacctctcacaaaaagggagaggggacaaggtgggacatcccccatgtgcttccccacttgcctctcatgggtattttgtgagaggaaatggtatccgtcttcagcttgtgacggatatcgtcgtcttcaatgagattttgtgttgttAAATATAGTGTTGTTTGGTTGCCCAAATTCCAATGATTTCTTTTTTCCTAGGAGTTGTCAACTCCTCCATTATGGGGAAGTTTAATTACCTAGCCCTCCTTAGGTAGTTGGAAACTCCTGTGTCCATTTAATTCCGCCATATCAACCAAACGAGTTTTaagcaattcacatgaattcttcAATTCACGTGTTTTTAAAACTAACAGGAGATTAATTCCAGCATGACAACCAAACGACACCTCAAACTTAGGAGAGACGGTCTTTCagtaagttattgagagaccaatctttcgtacccttttatttgtatttcgttccctttttattgttgatcgtggcatagtaatttcgtacctatttacataataaatgtacccattttatcattaatcatgatttgtacctattttattgcctttagtacCACATTTTCTTAAAATGATACAATGttctctcaataaagcttattaagagaccgtctctcaggagacctactcttATTTGTAACTAATAAGCCAATAAGTCATTTGAACGGATTGGAGATATGGGTAGTGTATTAACATATATTTAATGTATTTCCTGCACTGATTCACATTAACACATTATTGTTATTGGTGCATTGAACAAAATTGTACTCCGTAGTATATAAATATTTGAGATATGCAAGTTCAAGTATTATGTAACAAGAAGATTATTGGTTCATCACAATTTTTTTATCATCTCTGTTTATACTACCgtgtgaagaagaaaaaaaaacaaaccaaaTGATTTTTAAATCATATAGATTATAGGTTCATCAAGAGTACAAAGGTAAAAACAAGCTCCTTAATTTTAaattatttcaattttttttttacaataaaACAATATTTGATCTTATATTATGCAATGGCGGGTGGGAAATGGTCATTgagataataatattaataagactCAATATTGAAGACAAAGCAAATACTtgggatcttttttttttttttttttttttttggcagctgtaaatAAAGGTTTACCTAACTATCCATCGCCTTACATGCAAGACGATGGGCATCATAATTAAAACGTCTAGGGACATAACTAAAAGCTAAGCAATGAAAGTAAGAACATCTATCTAAATAGTTAATATAAATTTTAGACACTTGTTATCTACCTTATTCTTCTA from Silene latifolia isolate original U9 population chromosome 2, ASM4854445v1, whole genome shotgun sequence encodes the following:
- the LOC141636421 gene encoding F-box/kelch-repeat protein At3g23880-like; the protein is MAAYRIPSDLMAEILVRLPVRSLLRFKSVCKDWYTLINSSLFIQLHLNKSLLFNFRHNHTLFYTAYDSLCVVDDIYGPSKPIKLYWPTNIDIIRNSVDNIRSCLDDVCVDAVGSCNGLVCLCVSGGGFFSLNVMCFLICNPSTRTFKFKPNLPFSKFNCSENEKLSCGFGYDGEHDDYKIVVTHTYFKKNVRDNDVYIYSFKADLWKCATHTPAEGSTRSYDLKVDNKVVCANNMLHYIVSSHVNYNNDSNCKIARFDLSSETWKDNDLSFPAVVDRGWTYFELGVLDDCLYLCLEEKNGLHNVWVMKGYRDEDYSWSIKYNIPGNFHNLALFSPLKEGPLRLLFVYRDFDYRDRTTHRVLWYNPQDATTETFKLKLEQLSLYSLLRLCITSSLVTIPGSSFDYIAQPGNDEDENKNHQLRF
- the LOC141642391 gene encoding F-box/LRR-repeat protein 25-like; translated protein: MEGFYISSSSSSSSSSYSGNHLRSMKPEKRKCSSKYCDRLSEMPDEVIVHILSYMPIVDAVRTMLIRRFGTLWTLIPTLKFEAEDAPDSTWRSNDVGWFYIFVRNVLMLHKRPVIDKFRLLLGWFHEKGRREAGDDIRMCLRFALDKQAKEIHFSDITSELTNSSDFPNFTSQSLVTLELCHCCIYPQLQVNLGSLKKLLFWHTEMSEEAFQQVISGCPSLEELHIMEPYDIKKLRFSAPNIRRLSLVLLNDEDTDDPWLFDFPNLISLDLELGQIPNVINVSSVRDVYLKQLLFNMDDVNELRRFNIFLEKFSCIEDFQLSLNASELLLYMTGKFSTVQWLLLRHVS